Proteins from one Thermococcus sp. genomic window:
- a CDS encoding ATP-dependent DNA helicase: MKVEELSVDERIKGIIRERGIEELYPPQAEALKSGVLAGKNLVLAIPTASGKTLVSEITMVNKLLREGGKAVYLVPLKALAEEKYREFKAWEKLGIRVAATTGDYDSTDDWLGRYDIIVATAEKFDSLLRHSPRWVKDVKLVIADEVHLIGSYDRGATLEMILSHMLGKAQILALSATVGNAEELAEWLDAALVVSDWRPVELRKGVFHIGTLFWEDGKINRYPENWESLAVDAVKRGKQALVFVNTRRSAEKEAISLSSKVSRLLTKPEIRGLEELIPQIEDNPTTEKLKRALKDGVAFHHAGLSRAERTLIEDAFREGLIKVITATPTLSAGLNLPAFRVIIRDTKRYAGFGWTDIPVLEIQQMMGRAGRPKYDKVGEAIIVARTEEPKKLMERYIHGKPEKLFSMLANEQAFRSQILALITNFGIEGFRELVSFLGRTFYAHQKGDIAALEYKAKNVVYFLIENEFIDMDMEDRFIALPFGKRTSQLYIDPLTAKKFRDALPKLEENPNPFGVLQLIASTPDMATLTARKRELEDYLDLAYEFEEKLYTNIPYYEDSTFQGFLSQVKTAKVLLDWINEVPETRIYETYNIDPGDMYRILELVDWLMYAFIEIYRLFNPKKEVLRLLSDLHLRLRHGVREELLELVRLPNIGRKRARALYNSGFKTWEDIVRAKPSEILSVEGIGLKVLEGIYHHLGVEDRLKEEKEEKGVGAGKEMSKRKTLDDFF; this comes from the coding sequence ATGAAGGTCGAGGAACTTTCCGTTGACGAGAGAATAAAGGGGATCATCCGCGAGAGGGGCATTGAAGAACTCTACCCGCCGCAGGCTGAAGCCCTAAAAAGCGGCGTTCTGGCGGGTAAAAACCTCGTTCTTGCGATTCCAACGGCGAGCGGGAAGACGCTGGTTAGTGAGATAACTATGGTCAACAAACTCCTCCGCGAGGGAGGAAAGGCCGTCTATCTAGTTCCACTTAAGGCCCTCGCCGAGGAGAAGTACCGTGAGTTCAAGGCGTGGGAGAAGCTCGGAATTAGAGTGGCGGCAACCACTGGAGACTACGACTCAACCGACGACTGGCTGGGTAGGTACGACATCATAGTGGCAACCGCCGAGAAGTTCGACTCCCTGCTGAGGCATTCCCCTAGATGGGTCAAAGACGTCAAGCTCGTCATCGCCGATGAAGTCCACCTCATAGGCTCCTACGACAGGGGTGCAACTCTGGAGATGATACTCAGTCATATGTTGGGAAAGGCACAGATTTTAGCGTTGAGCGCAACGGTTGGGAACGCCGAAGAGCTGGCCGAGTGGCTCGATGCCGCGCTGGTCGTGAGCGACTGGCGCCCGGTGGAGCTGAGGAAAGGGGTTTTCCATATCGGGACACTCTTCTGGGAGGACGGAAAGATAAACAGGTATCCAGAGAACTGGGAGAGTTTGGCAGTCGATGCGGTGAAGAGGGGGAAACAGGCTTTGGTTTTCGTGAACACGAGGAGAAGCGCGGAAAAGGAGGCCATTTCGCTCTCATCGAAGGTTTCAAGACTACTCACCAAGCCGGAGATAAGGGGGCTTGAAGAGCTTATTCCCCAGATAGAGGACAACCCCACGACTGAGAAGCTAAAGAGAGCGCTAAAGGATGGCGTTGCATTCCACCACGCCGGTTTGAGCAGGGCCGAGAGGACACTGATAGAGGATGCATTCAGGGAGGGTTTGATCAAGGTGATAACGGCGACGCCAACACTTTCCGCGGGGTTAAACCTCCCCGCCTTCCGCGTTATAATCCGAGATACCAAGAGATACGCCGGCTTCGGCTGGACAGACATTCCTGTCTTGGAGATCCAGCAGATGATGGGAAGGGCCGGAAGGCCGAAGTATGATAAAGTTGGTGAGGCCATAATCGTCGCTAGAACGGAAGAACCGAAGAAGCTCATGGAGCGCTACATCCACGGAAAGCCTGAAAAGCTGTTCTCCATGCTGGCAAACGAACAGGCCTTCAGGAGCCAGATTCTGGCTCTAATCACCAACTTTGGAATTGAGGGCTTTCGAGAACTTGTTTCCTTCCTCGGAAGAACCTTCTACGCTCACCAGAAGGGGGATATAGCGGCCCTTGAATATAAGGCAAAGAATGTAGTCTACTTCCTCATTGAAAATGAGTTCATAGACATGGACATGGAGGACCGCTTTATAGCGCTTCCCTTCGGGAAAAGGACTTCCCAGCTCTACATTGACCCACTCACTGCCAAAAAGTTCCGCGACGCGCTCCCAAAGCTTGAAGAGAACCCAAACCCCTTCGGGGTGCTTCAGCTGATAGCGTCTACACCTGACATGGCGACGCTCACCGCGAGAAAGCGCGAGCTTGAGGACTACCTAGATTTAGCATACGAGTTCGAGGAGAAGCTCTACACAAACATCCCCTACTATGAAGACTCAACCTTCCAGGGCTTCCTAAGCCAGGTGAAGACCGCAAAGGTCCTCCTTGACTGGATAAACGAGGTTCCGGAGACGAGAATTTACGAGACCTACAATATAGACCCCGGCGACATGTACAGGATTCTGGAGCTGGTAGACTGGTTAATGTATGCATTCATCGAAATTTACAGGCTCTTCAACCCAAAGAAAGAAGTTTTAAGGCTCCTTAGCGACCTGCACCTCCGCCTGAGGCACGGCGTAAGAGAGGAGCTTCTTGAACTCGTCAGGCTTCCAAACATTGGAAGGAAGAGGGCGAGGGCACTTTACAACTCCGGTTTCAAAACTTGGGAGGACATAGTGAGGGCTAAACCCTCGGAGATTCTAAGCGTTGAGGGTATCGGCCTCAAGGTCCTGGAGGGGATCTATCATCACCTTGGAGTTGAAGACCGTCTCAAAGAGGAAAAAGAGGAAAAGGGGGTTGGGGCAGGAAAAGAGATGTCAAAACGAAAGACCTTGGATGACTTCTTCTGA